One region of Theileria equi strain WA chromosome 4 map unlocalized gcontig_1105316255039, whole genome shotgun sequence genomic DNA includes:
- a CDS encoding signal peptide containing protein (encoded by transcript BEWA_052330A) — MYCLYVILQVSVFVDLVLSVDVVHSKSRFLQTGINGNPPVVEPVPKVRVYVYNPPNTFNPDNELFSKRILRNLEEESRRNEDILLDNKAAEEHEFQRKQLSRILGNSINNLWVK; from the exons ATGTATTGCCTTTATGTAATACTCCAAGTATCAGTGTTTGTAGATTTAGTCCTCTCAGTTGATGTTGTACATTCCAAATCGCGATTTCTACAAACaggaataaatggaaatCCACCG GTAGTTGAACCGGTTCCAAAGGTTCGAGTTTACGTCTATAATCCTCCAAATACGTTCAACCCAGACAATGAACT ATTCAGCAAGAGAATACTAAGAAACTTAGAGGAGGAGTCTAGGAGGAATGAG GACATTTTACTCGATAATAAGGCTGCTGAAGAGCATGAATTTCAG AGGAAGCAATTAAGCAGGATACTGGGTAATTCCATCAACAATTTATGGGTCAAATAA
- a CDS encoding conserved hypothetical protein (encoded by transcript BEWA_052340A), whose translation MESNRFNDTSNVEDVIINTANLTTSQINALDQLLQFQCERLERKLVTLRNKRKSLIDGEIVHVSLNELVSRELIEAAEKLASKNPFIDQDEITRIINNINSRGDGKHVKFTNHFGYDDECLVDYAERHELSDFFTERGSKKFTATSNSSSYLELSGEVQLILHAQGNCKPCAFFYNKKKGCRNGPNCGFCHHEDHALCSLKQWKRQQKMVAVCFIMSLLYSCHNDN comes from the exons ATGGAAAGCAATAGATTTAATGACACCTCTAATGTGGAAGATGTTATTATTAACACAGCAAATCTTACAACCTCCCAAATCAATGctttg GATCAACTGCTGCAATTCCAATGTGAAAGATTGGAACGTAAACTAGTAACTCTGAGGAATAAACGCAAAAGTCTAATTGATGGAGAGATCGTACATGTAAGCTTGAATGAGCTAGTATCACGTGAGCTCATCGAGGCAGCTGAAAAATTGGCGTCTAAAAATCCCTTTATAGATCAG GATGAAATTACACGTATAATAAATAATATCAACTCTCGCGGGGATGGAAAACATGTAAAATTTACTAATCATTTTGGTTACGATGATGAATGTTTGGTTGATTATGCTGAACGTCACGAATTGTCTGACTTTTTTACCGAAAGAGGTAGTAAGAAGTTCACGGCGACTTCAAACAGTAGCTCCTATTTGGAATTATCCGGGGAAGTTCAACTTATTTTGCACGCCCAAGGAAATTGTAAACCTTGTGCCTTCTTCTATAATAAGAAAAAGGGCTGTAGAAACGGCCCTAATTGTGGGTTTTGTCATCATGAAGATCATGCTTTGTGTTCGCTGAAACAGTGGAAGCGACAACAAAAGATGGTTGCGGTATGTTTTATCATGTCCTTGTTATACTCGTGTCATAACGACAACTAA
- a CDS encoding conserved hypothetical protein (encoded by transcript BEWA_052350A): MVSDMRFKKGARFKRKKDKKVKKDGRFDKVFKEETKTDFGPKIDPFGRPLENIALDEIYSSDEDFEEHVPAVQEEHEESIEYGEESDRIAVVGCDWDNITADDLFVLFETVYRSLQNNNFVKAVKRAAIYLSDIGEAKIKKENAHGPDIAIDNETRDEEDDDETRQEALRKYQRERSRYFYGVVELESVDKARVLYDELDGVEVSFALDGLDLRFVPGTISFPREPTSESTCIPDNYEPPVSSQSALRHSKVECKWDLTPAKRFKTLTKRFKEGDLASLDLSEYLASEDEGEGLENVKDLLIARDGSEVETSESDSDKNISATVGNIKLSFGPDSAVPTTKKKKEKTKKQKKDEENEEGRHFDMRTIKKSKGKRTEQQSGFTSNFDDERLNKLFKDPKFSIDTTDPNYKRTEFNEKLLEQKRARR; encoded by the exons ATGGTTTCTGATATGCGATTTAAAAAGGGCGCCAGATTCAAGAGGAAAAAGGATAAGAAAGTTAAAAAGGATGGTAGATTTGATAAAGTCTTTAAGGAGGAGACCAAAACCGATTTCGGCCCTAAAATAgatccttttggaagaCCTCTTG AAAATATCGCACTTGATGAGATATACTCATCAGATGAAGACTTTGAGGAGCACGTTCCTGCTGTACAAGAGGAACATGAGGAATCCATCGAATAT GGTGAAGAGTCAGATAGGATAGCGGTAGTTGGATGCGATTGGGACAACATAACTGCAGATGACCTATTTGTTCTTTTCGAAACAGTTTATAGGTCATTACAAAATAACAACTTTGTAAAGGCGGTCAAACGAGCCGCAATTTATTTGTCTGACATTGGTGAAGCTAAGATAAAGAAAGAGAATGCACATGGACCAGATATTGCTATTGACAACGAAACAAgggatgaagaagatgatgatgaaaCACGACAGGAAGCACTGAGAAAGTACCAAAGAGAGCGGTCACG GTACTTTTATGGTGTGGTTGAATTGGAAAGTGTTGATAAGGCAAGAGTTTTGTACGATGAACTTGACGGGGTTGAAGTTTCCTTTGCATTGGATGGTTTGGATCTTCGCTTTGTACCGGGTACCATTTCTTTCCCCAGAGAGCCTACGAGTGAATCCACTTGTATTCCAGACAATTATGAACCACCAGTCTCATCACAATCTGCATTAAGACACTCTAAAGTTGAATGTAAATGGGATCTTACTCCAGCAAAAAGGTTTAAAACTTTGACCAAAAG ATTCAAGGAAGGTGACTTAGCATCTCTCGATTTATCGGAATACCTAGCTTCTGAGGATGAGGGCGAAGGACTTGAGAATGTGAAGGATCTTTTGATTGCTAGAGATGGTAGTGAGGTTGAAACTTCGGAAAGCGATTCTGATAAGAATATATCTGCGACCGTTGGTAACATAAAATTATCATTTGGCCCTGATTCAGCAGTTCCTACAActaaaaagaagaaagaaaagacaaagaaacaaaagaaGGACGAAGAAAACGAGGAAGGTCGCCACTTTGATATGAGAACAATCAAAAAGTCAAAGGGGAAAAGAACCGAACAGCAATCTGGATTTACCTCGAactttgatgatgaaagaCTTAATAAGCTCTTCAAAGATCCCAAATTCTCCATTGATACTACAGATCCAAATTATAAAAGAACTGAGTTTAACGAAAAATTATTGGAGCAAAAGAGAGCACGAAGGTGA
- a CDS encoding hypothetical protein (encoded by transcript BEWA_052360A) has protein sequence MIFQLTLLPSEVFLPKDSEETPDISSRTDPYVGNLIVRSIDSLLNNSIYEEIFNNSDICTIIKTSINDSPFHVRQLISKHVRRYLENGGVNKDIDDIAWKLLFDKEYAIFSDSAHAICSIVGNTGNHTSFLDDHKVHTLITHSKTDDVTDRLRIFEFCGMLGLRNDGCFLKLRECGIYDEIFKVYLQEDVLVKLNCLEILGSMLPLLNRLNFQIGPSSDFIKHSMDLFVAEDHLLLPSVLRFFSTILSVPNVLADEDVRSFGKHVSELLNSSNVTDPRYLSSLSIFGFLYIKGLTDKQTCANFVETFKNSTNEDVMYSCMESLETIAHLKRLDLDFEFIGDVTSCVMDNIHRFPFGEIRELFYTFLLHTIDYNCVVEKIIAEEQKSKVFTKPESNHQVTITKRKMIKEFLSRLAELYPDGALPLDELTIKTLKSL, from the exons ATGATTTTCCAGCTCACCCTTTTACCAAGTGAAGTTTTCTTGCCTAAAGATTCTGAAGAAACGCCAGATATATCATCCAGAACAGATCCATATGTTGGAAATTTGATCGTTAGAAGCATAGATTCGTTGTTAAACAATAGTATATATGAAGAAATATTCAACAATTCTGAT ATATGTACCATTATTAAGACCAGTATCAACGATTCTCCATTTCATGTACGTCAGCTTATCTCCAAGCATGTTCGTAGATACCTCGAAAATG GAGGAGTGAATAAAGATATAGATGACATCGCATGGAAGCTATTATTCGACAAAGAATATGCAATTTTTAGTGATTCAGCACATGCGATATGCTCA ATCGTTGGAAATACAGGGAATCATACTTCATTTTTAGATGATCACAAAGTTCATACGTTGATTACTCACTCAAAAACT GATGATGTAACAGATAGATTGCGTATATTTGAGTTTTGTGGAATGTTAGGATTGCGTAATGATGGCTGTTTTTTAAAGCTTCGCGAATGTGGCATATATGATGAAATTTTCAAGGTTTATCTACAAGAGGACGTTTTGGTTAAATTAAACTGTTTGGAAATATTAGGGTCCATGTTACCCTTGTTGAACCGACTAAACTTTCAAATAGGCCCATCTAGTGATTTTATAAAACATTCTATGGATTTATTTGTGGCTGAAGACCACCTATTGTTACCCTCAGTTCTGAGATTTTTTTCAACTATTTTGAGTGTTCCTAATGTTTTGgctgatgaagatgttagATCTTTTGGCAAACATGTATCTGAGTTGTTGAACTCATCCAATGTCACTGATCCTCGCTATTTGTCATCATTGTcaatttttggatttttatATATCAAGGGTTTGACAGACAAGCAGACTTGTGCTAATTTCGTTGAGACATTCAAGAATAGCACAAATGAGGATGTTATGTACTCATGTATGGAATCTTTGGAAACAATAGCTCACCTTAAAAGACTGGATCTGGATTTTGAATTTATAGGTGATGTTACATCATGTGTAATGGATAACATACATCGGTTTCCATTTGGTGAAATCAGAGAATtattttacacatttcttCTCCATACTATTGATTACAATTGTGTAGTGGAAAAGATAATAGCTGAAGAACAGAAAAGCAAGGTTTTTACCAAACCAGAAAGTAATCATCAAGTTACGATTACGAAAAGAAAGATGATTAAGGAGTTTTTATCAAGGTTGGCTGAGTTATATCCGGATGGCGCACTTCCATTGGACGAATTGACAATAAAGACTCTAAAATCATTGTAG
- a CDS encoding conserved hypothetical protein (encoded by transcript BEWA_052370A), producing the protein MVASEYSNDLRRDPGLSNDEDRHKGLGTSKGLLNRLDEEKITCRCGAKQQIDHMKRELHRKIRSLERERTSLQKKEEYLNLKQRKLAEDSKEHMRQQEELDSYKLYLQERHNNMCRMYQKCESDQSDILEKMNECILLKEECKKKLMEYETALKEIKEREIVVSEKMSALAARKEELGRLEARMLQESERIKYESEQLVIAREKSNHDLRLHNQKVLQETDLLEAKRGRIMEMDTQLQREKERFEEFVRKKKLEIEKKLRDATEAAECNAEIADDLKRREEALRKEKENINEEWHAIKEALRELDDANIQARSIKRDLKIRRQESFRNIPAQSTIPIAPQGVDAREYSRDYNSILIEIKKLRQLEVEIQEKSKQIEKSEEELRLGQIKLNEFASNLNKREMNIQKREIELEKLASTLDKRKSELEQLQRDLNSKQEKYRQLEIQINEYKEQMALLSIEKNSLEGQMEQFNAKKTTKEQELSAIQQRLERKEREINDKFNQLRNHKDHINMQDKLHSIKNIPNSNNKVFSIATNKRNKMNHFADDLF; encoded by the coding sequence atggtTGCATCTGAATACTCAAATGACTTAAGACGCGATCCAGGTTTGTCTAACGATGAAGACCGCCATAAGGGCCTCGGAACGTCAAAAGGTCTCTTAAACCGCcttgatgaagaaaagataACCTGTCGTTGTGGAGCAAAACAGCAAATTGATCACATGAAACGTGAACTCCATCGGAAGATCCGTTCACTGGAAAGAGAGCGTACGAGTCTGCAAAAGAAAGAGGAATACTTGAATTTGAAACAAAGGAAGCTGGCTGAAGATAGTAAGGAACATATGCGTCAGCAAGAAGAGCTCGACTCATACAAATTATATCTTCAAGAAAGACACAATAATATGTGTAGGATGTACCAAAAATGCGAATCCGACCAATCAGACATACTAgaaaagatgaatgagtgtaTATTACTAAAAGAGGAGTGTAAGAAAAAACTAATGGAATATGAAACTGCTCTTAAGGAGATAAAAGAAAGAGAAATTGTAGTATCTGAAAAAATGAGTGCATTAGCCGCACGAAAAGAAGAGTTAGGGCGTCTAGAAGCTCGCATGCTACAAGAAAGTGAGCGCATAAAATATGAAAGTGAACAGCTCGTTATTGCTAGAGAAAAGTCTAATCATGATCTACGTTTACACAACCAAAAGGTTCTCCAGGAAACAGATCTGCTAGAAGCAAAGAGAGGTAGaataatggaaatggaTACTCAACTTCAGAGAGAGAAAGAAAGGTTTGAAGAATTTGTAAGAAAGAAAAAGTTGGAAATCGAAAAAAAACTAAGGGATGCGACTGAAGCTGCAGAATGCAATGCTGAGATCGCAGATGATTTGAAAAGGCGAGAAGAAGCACTAAgaaaggaaaaggaaaatatCAATGAAGAATGGCATGCAATAAAGGAAGCTCTTAGAGAACTTGATGATGCTAATATTCAAGCACGCAGTATTAAGAGAGATCTAAAAATAAGACGCCAAGAATCATTTAGGAATATTCCTGCGCAGTCCACAATTCCTATTGCTCCACAAGGTGTCGATGCTAGAGAATACAGTAGGGATTATAATTCTATACTCATTGAAATTAAGAAACTCAGACAACTGGAAGTCGAAATACAAGAGAAAAGCAAACAAATCGAAAAGTCTGAAGAAGAACTGCGATTGGGACAAATTAAGCTGAATGAGTTTGCATCTAATCTAAATAAAAGAGAAATGAATATTCAAAAAAGGGAGATTGAACTCGAAAAACTAGCTAGTACACTTGATAAAAGAAAATCAGAGCTAGAACAATTACAACGCGATCTTAATAGCAAACAAGAGAAATATAGGCAATTAGAAATACAGATTAACGAATATAAAGAACAAATGGCGCTGCTGTCTATAGAAAAAAACAGTCTAGAGGGACAAATGGAGCAATTTAATGCGAAAAAGACCAcaaaagaacaagaacTTAGCGCTATACAACAAAGATTGGAAAGGAAAGAACGTGAGATTAATGATAAATTCAACCAACTGAGAAATCACAAAGACCATATCAACATGCAAGATAAACTCCACTCTATTAAGAATATCCCAAACTCTAATAACAAGGTCTTCTCTATCGCAACTAACAAAAGAAATAAAATGAACCACTTTGCAGATGATTTATTTTAA
- a CDS encoding chaperonin containing t-complex protein 1, beta subunit, putative (encoded by transcript BEWA_052380A): MAATDNFVDIAPDILKGGAQEDRGETARMQYFIGAIAVGDLLKSTLGPKGMDKLLQPMNMEGSRGGTNVVTNDGATILKSVWLNNPAARVLVDVSMQQDAQCGDGTTGVVVLASELLRGAEKLIEQKIHPQTICLGFRKALRVARERLEAIKFSRISDPEQFEQDLLHIAETTLSSKLLRLEKEHFAQLTVKALLRMYKELDTSAEDASSHINLSLIQIIKKPGGTLKDSYLEDGFVLEKKIGVGQPKRMENCKILIANTPMDTDKVKIYGVKVNVDSFQAVQDLELSEKQKMKDKVDRILKHGCNVFINRQLIYNYPDQLFKEAGVMAIEHSDFDGMERLAACLGGDIVSTFDTPESVKMGTCKTIEEILIGEDRLIRFSGCAKGGACSIILRGASSHVLDEAERSLHDALAVISETLSDGGIVCGGGCAELEMAEAVENYAKTVDGKESLAVEAFAHALRALPGYILSNGGFDSADILCRLKAAHASGNSTAGIDIELGDVGNMMDIGVFESFKSKLSQICLATEAAESIVRVDDIIKCAPRERAKGV; encoded by the coding sequence ATGGCCGCAACAGATAATTTTGTGGACATTGCTCCGGATATTTTGAAAGGAGGCGCCCAGGAAGACCGCGGTGAGACAGCCAGGATGCAATATTTCATTGGAGCCATTGCAGTTGGAGATTTATTGAAGTCAACCTTGGGTCCAAAGGGTATGGACAAGTTGTTGCAGCCTATGAACATGGAAGGTTCTAGAGGAGGTACCAATGTTGTTACTAACGATGGCGCTACTATCTTGAAATCTGTATGGCTAAATAACCCAGCAGCTAGGGTTTTGGTTGATGTTTCCATGCAACAAGATGCTCAGTGTGGAGATGGAACCACAGGTGTTGTTGTTTTAGCCTCGGAACTATTGCGTGGCGCTGAAAAACTGATCGAACAAAAGATACACCCTCAAACCATATGTTTGGGTTTCAGGAAGGCCCTCAGGGTTGCTAGAGAACGATTAGAAGCGATAAAATTCTCTAGAATATCAGATCCTGAGCAATTTGAACAAGATTTATTACACATCGCTGAAACAACTTTGTCATCAAAATTACTTAGACTAGAAAAAGAGCATTTCGCACAATTGACCGTTAAGGCACTATTAAGAATGTATAAAGAACTGGATACGAGTGCCGAAGACGCGTCATCACATATTAATTTGTCTCTAATACAGATCATAAAGAAGCCTGGAGGCACATTGAAGGATTCTTATCTAGAGGATGGGTTCGTGTTAGAAAAGAAAATAGGTGTTGGCCAACcaaagagaatggaaaattgCAAGATTCTTATTGCAAATACACCTATGGATACAGATAAAGTTAAAATTTATGGAGTGAAGGTGAATGTAGACAGCTTCCAGGCTGTTCAAGATTTAGAATTGAGCGAGAAGCAAAAGATGAAGGATAAGGTAGATCGTATACTAAAACATGGTTGCAatgtatttataaacaGACAATTGATTTATAATTATCCTGATCAGCTTTTTAAGGAGGCTGGTGTTATGGCTATTGAACATTCTGACTTTGACGGTATGGAACGCTTGGCAGCATGTCTTGGAGGTGATATAGTATCTACATTTGATACTCCAGAGAGTGTAAAAATGGGAACATGTAAAACAATCGAAGAAATATTAATTGGGGAAGATAGACTAATTAGATTCAGCGGGTGTGCTAAAGGTGGCGCCTGTTCCATAATTTTAAGAGGCGCTTCATCACACGTCCTTGATGAAGCAGAAAGATCTCTTCATGATGCATTGGCTGTGATATCTGAAACTTTGTCTGATGGTGGAATTGTTTGTGGTGGAGGATGTGCAGAACTGGAAATGGCTGAGGCTGTCGAAAATTATGCCAAAACAGTTGATGGCAAGGAAAGCTTAGCTGTAGAAGCTTTTGCACATGCCTTAAGAGCACTTCCGGGATACATATTGTCAAACGGAGGTTTCGATAGTGCTGACATTTTATGCAGGCTTAAGGCTGCACACGCCTCTGGAAACAGCACAGCTGGTATTGACATCGAATTAGGGGATGTGGGTAACATGATGGATATAGGCGTGTTCGAAAGCTTCAAATCTAAATTATCTCAAATCTGCCTGGCCACAGAAGCGGCAGAATCCATAGTTAGGGTTGACGATATTATCAAGTGTGCCCCAAGAGAAAGAGCAAAGGGAGTATAG
- a CDS encoding conserved hypothetical protein (encoded by transcript BEWA_052390A), whose product MRTIYGKLWPNWSFCRFSSINIPLKKLQTTTSRSSGPGGQSVNKSETKVQIRFNVKTADWLTQDVKDNFLIVNKAKLTQKGDFIVSSDEFSNQGDNKKACIQKIEDAIHQAKEYKPIIQQTFLEQMEENKSQEEILQYKILRRKRRRKSKDIGHKTWADF is encoded by the exons ATGCGAACAATCTATGGGAAGCTTTGGCCGAATTGGAGTTTTTGTCGTTTTTCCTCTATAAATATCCCACTGAAAAAACTGCAAACCACAACTTCACGTTCTTCGGGTCCTGGAGGCCAAAGCGTCAATAAA TCTGAAACAAAAGTACAAATAAGGTTTAATGTGAAAACGGCAGATTGGTTGACCCAGGATGTGAAGGATAATTTTTT AATAGTAAACAAGGCTAAACTAACTCAAAAGGGAGACTTTATAGTGAGTTCAGACGAATTTTCAAATCAAGGTGATAATAAAAAGGCTTGTATACAAAAGATTGAAGATGCCATACACCAAGCAAAAGAATACAAACCAATAATAcaacaaacatttttggagcaaatggaagaaaataaatcGCAAGAAGAAATACTTCAATACAAGATTCTAAGGCGTAAAAGACGCAGAAAATCTAAAGATATAGGACACAAAACATGGGCTGATTTTTAG
- a CDS encoding conserved hypothetical protein (encoded by transcript BEWA_052400A), with protein MKISDTKGVSVLKASKVANQSKDTTPLYGYDIDEYMNKALGSNKSDDMEISNLEIPHELKDLFRRKTAGIFDQLMDAQAGPFAVYNNPPPLGASGVVHTPEPQQMMAPTPPPAVASVPMVPPPSVNVQVPMVPTQPVIVPEVPMVNEVHPGMPMGGMGHDLGTAPAIVPAQSSSQVAGVPIVNVVGGRNISAPGVLSAEEMENQRLLNSKSHESSGFHRLNIDSIGKILIVSTIVVFLLAGCIMRIKSRRKQTKKR; from the coding sequence ATGAAGATATCGGATACAAAGGGAGTCTCAGTCCTGAAGGCCTCAAAAGTGGCTAATCAATCTAAGGATACTACTCCACTTTATGGATATGATATAGATGAATATATGAACAAGGCTCTCGGATCTAATAAAAGTGATGATATGGAAATATCGAATCTGGAAATACCGCATGAACTCAAAGACTTGTTCAGAAGAAAAACTGCAGGTATATTTGACCAACTTATGGATGCTCAAGCCGGTCCATTCGCGGTTTATAATAATCCTCCTCCCTTGGGGGCTAGTGGAGTTGTCCATACGCCAGAACCGCAACAGATGATGGCTCCCACTCCCCCCCCTGCGGTGGCCAGTGTTCCAATGGTTCCACCTCCTAGCGTAAATGTACAGGTTCCTATGGTCCCAACCCAACCAGTGATAGTTCCTGAAGTACCTATGGTAAATGAGGTACACCCTGGAATGCCTATGGGAGGTATGGGCCACGACCTTGGAACTGCACCTGCAATCGTCCCTGCGCAATCTTCTTCACAAGTCGCTGGAGTGCCTATTGTGAATGTTGTTGGAGGAAGGAATATAAGTGCTCCCGGAGTTCTATCCGCTGAGGAGATGGAAAACCAGCGATTATTAAATTCCAAAAGTCATGAATCATCTGGGTTCCACAGGTTAAATATAGACAGCATAGGTAAAATATTAATTGTAAGTACCATTGTGGTATTTTTACTCGCTGGTTGTATCATGCGAATCAAATCCAGGAGGAAACAGACAAAGAAGAGGTAA
- a CDS encoding uncharacterized protein (encoded by transcript BEWA_052410A) → MYKFLGFVFGFVVPVTCGLYTCAYKNVKHADYWLRVIFFWLIFDQIVAPVFSTVLDGVVPGVWSIVYLGFSVALLVPKSKVLELLHKYTITGLNHDALDVVYKFIRKNTAEAKNKATALFTKYEKAMEF, encoded by the coding sequence atgtataaattcCTAGGTTTCGTATTCGGATTTGTCGTACCTGTGACCTGTGGTTTATACACTTGTGcatacaaaaatgttaaacACGCAGACTACTGGCTCAGGGTAATATTCTTTTGGCTAATATTTGACCAAATCGTAGCACCTGTATTTTCTACTGTGCTTGACGGAGTAGTACCTGGTGTATGGTCTATTGTTTACCTGGGATTTTCAGTCGCGTTGCTAGTACCAAAATCAAAGGTCTTGGAGCTTTTGCACAAGTATACAATTACCGGATTGAACCATGATGCTTTAGACGTTGTCTACAAATTCATCAGGAAAAACACTGCTGAAGCAAAGAACAAGGCTACCGCTTTgtttacaaaatatgaaaaggCAATGGAGTTTTAA
- a CDS encoding conserved hypothetical protein (encoded by transcript BEWA_052420A), protein MGTRKNISVNLRDLQRVMSSEPENPPAPAVDAKTKFGAVKTFEYNLSTSRWGNEENDDDFDDFIVDKTEQESGASLERSSLSSNSSNRRLRSTPSLANKTPSPATLTKEQPKTTESWRSTTLSADSTDSWRSTKNRDTNTYDASSAFNKDGPRTNRDFDFSRETFRQSDRRQSRFRSDFSRNNDTAPSNNRFSCLDDDSGTANLQTYYTLEPPKSRGSGFSGTESPTHGSFSRSEVSSRSSIQTDSKFGTKNEVKTTGAESKPKTGLFVPSYKRNQKQEDSVEDIFKKAAGITELSVNTPDPEKVKKDLNEQHKQVLLSKRNEIIKHNRLFQCSPENVKAIESLVDLLLGGKAVEDFADVLGESEDLHSIVPFVVTCLVVSKNCESCTTLSQVHEKFEKVSKWLLFLLENNDDTYPTKLLTEIAKFLNQWEFPALSNSLYLLEAVFDSLYTLKIVSKEDFIQWFERDIDEAPNRLTVLIQTMAWKKWLTGEGLEESVAEEGVSDEEDEEDIDIEALVPKPIRLTKGMKY, encoded by the exons ATGGGAACTCGTAAGAATATTTCTGTAAACTTGCGAGACTTGCAGCGTGTGATGTCTTCAGAACCAGAAAATCCACCGGCACCCGCAGTTGATGCTAAAACGAAGTTTGGAGCGGTAAAGACTTTTGAATATAATTTATCCACAAGTCGTTGGGGgaatgaagaaaatgacGATGACTTCGATGATTTCATTGTTGATAAGACTGAACAGGAATCTGGCGCATCTTTGGAAAGGTCGTCCCTTTCATCTAATTCATCCAATAGAAGGCTCAGAAGTACACCTTCTTTAGCCAACAAAACACCTTCGCCTGCTACTCTAACAAAAGAACAACCTAAAACTACAGAGAGTTGGAGGAGTACCACTCTCTCTGCAGATAGTACGGATTCATGGAGATCTACAAAGAATAGAGACACAAATACATATGATGCATCTAGTGCTTTCAATAAAGATGGGCCGCGCACGAATCGGGATTTTGATTTCTCAAGGGAAACATTTAGACAAAGTGATAGAAGGCAAAGCCGATTCAGAAGCGACTTTTCAC GGAATAATGATACTGCTCCCTCGAATAACAGGTTCAGCTGTCTAGATGATGATTCAGGTACTGCAAATTTACAAACATATTATACCTTAGAACCTCCGAAATCCAGGGGCTCTGGGTTTAGTGGCACAGAATCACCCACACATGGTTCATTCTCTCGTTCTGAAGTCTCTTCTAGATCAAGTATTCAAACagattcaaaatttggCACAAAGAACGAAGTAAAGACCACAGGTGCAGAGTCAAAGCCAAAAACGGGACTTTTTGTACCATCATATAAGCGTAACCAAAAACAAGAAGATTCTGTAGAGGATATCTTTAAGAAGGCTGCTGGAATTACTGAATTATCTGTTAATACACCTGATCCAGAAAAGGTCAAAAAGGATCTCAACGAACAACACAAACAAGTTCTTCTTTCAAAGAGAAATGAGATTATTAAGCACAACCGTCTGTTTCAGTGCTCCCCTGAAAATGTTAAAGCTATAGAGTCACTGGTGGATTTACTCTTGGGTGGAAAAGCTGTAGAAGACTTTGCAGATGTTCTTGGTGAATCCGAAGATCTACACTCTATAGTACCGTTTGTAGTAACTTGCCTTGTTGTCTCTAAAAATTGTGAATCTTGTACCACTCTTTCACAAGTTCACGAAAAATTTGAGAAAGTTTCTAAATGGCTTTTGTTTTTACTTGAGAATAATGATGACACATATCCAACAAAGTTGTTGACAGAAATCGccaaatttttaaatcagTGGGAATTTCCTGCTTTGTCTAACTCACTTTATCTTCTTGAGGCTGTATTTGACTCCCTTTATACTCTAAAAATTGTATCAAAAGAGGACTTTATTCAGTGGTTCGAAAGGGATATTGACGAAGCTCCAAACAGACTCACCGTTTTGATTCAG ACGATGGCTTGGAAGAAGTGGTTAACCGGAGAGGGCCTTGAAGAATCTGTCGCGGAGGAAGGTGTCTCAGATGAAGAGGACGAAGAAGATATTGACATTGAAGCGCTTGTTCCCAAGCCAATACGCCTAACAAAAGGAATGAAATATTAA